One window from the genome of Pararhizobium gei encodes:
- a CDS encoding cation:proton antiporter: protein MDDYIISLTILGLIILLTAWLPMVLRKLPLSLPILCIFFGIILALSPFSPLPAANPLENRDATERLTELVVIIALMGAGLKLDRKLSWKGWMTTWRLLGIAMPLTIAGITLVGLWVLQLPLASAILLGAALAPTDPVLASDVQVGPPMSDEEDDVRFSLTSEAGLNDGLSFPFVYLAIAIALAGTHGTAWFAGWIVEDVIWRLFAGLAAGWITGRILGYLTFHLPQRAQLSRTGDGFVAIGITLLCYGVTELIHGYGFVAVFVAALTLRAAEWRNSYHQSLHDFTEQVERLLMMLLMVCFGAVIADGALLHALNWRMAVATLLILFVLRPLSGWISLIGAPQPRHEKAVISIFGIRGLGSFYYLAFATGEAKFPGTEILWQSVFLTVLVSIVVHGIAVTPVMRWLDRRAGQDG, encoded by the coding sequence GTGGACGATTACATCATCTCACTGACGATCCTCGGTCTGATCATATTGTTGACCGCATGGTTGCCGATGGTTCTGCGGAAACTTCCCCTGTCCTTGCCGATTCTGTGCATTTTTTTCGGCATTATCCTGGCCTTGTCTCCGTTCTCACCTCTGCCCGCCGCCAATCCGCTGGAAAATCGCGATGCTACGGAGCGGTTGACCGAACTGGTCGTCATCATCGCCCTGATGGGCGCCGGCCTGAAACTCGATCGCAAGCTCAGCTGGAAAGGATGGATGACGACCTGGAGATTGCTGGGGATCGCCATGCCGCTGACGATCGCGGGCATAACGCTTGTGGGCTTGTGGGTTCTGCAGCTTCCCCTTGCTTCGGCCATATTGCTCGGAGCGGCCCTTGCTCCCACCGATCCGGTACTCGCCAGCGACGTTCAGGTCGGTCCGCCCATGTCCGACGAGGAAGACGATGTCCGCTTCTCCCTGACGTCGGAAGCTGGACTGAACGACGGCCTCAGCTTCCCATTCGTCTATCTGGCGATTGCGATTGCGTTGGCGGGAACGCACGGCACCGCCTGGTTTGCCGGATGGATAGTGGAGGATGTGATATGGCGGCTTTTCGCGGGACTGGCCGCTGGATGGATCACGGGTCGGATACTGGGTTATCTGACATTCCATCTGCCGCAAAGGGCTCAACTGTCCCGGACAGGCGATGGCTTCGTTGCCATTGGCATAACCTTGCTCTGTTACGGCGTGACCGAACTGATCCATGGTTATGGTTTCGTCGCCGTTTTCGTCGCGGCGTTGACATTGCGCGCTGCCGAATGGCGCAATAGCTACCACCAAAGCCTGCATGATTTCACCGAACAGGTCGAAAGACTTCTGATGATGCTGTTGATGGTCTGTTTCGGCGCGGTCATTGCCGATGGCGCTTTGCTGCACGCGCTCAACTGGCGCATGGCGGTCGCGACGCTGCTGATCCTCTTCGTGCTGCGGCCGCTGAGCGGCTGGATCAGCCTGATCGGCGCCCCACAGCCGCGTCATGAAAAAGCGGTCATCAGCATTTTCGGAATCCGCGGCCTCGGGTCGTTCTACTATCTGGCCTTCGCAACGGGAGAGGCGAAATTTCCCGGCACGGAAATTCTCTGGCAATCCGTTTTCCTGACCGTCCTGGTTTCCATCGTCGTCCATGGCATTGCCGTCACGCCGGTGATGCGGTGGCTTGACCGCCGCGCCGGCCAGGACGGGTAG
- a CDS encoding CDP-alcohol phosphatidyltransferase family protein, which translates to MTATGDRRPLASRDTKWAQRAAKWMAARSVTPNQISQASMVAAAAAGGAFYLAGQDGFWSRTIFLVVAAFFCQLRLLCNLFDGMVAVEGGKGAPDGPFWNEFPDRIADILIFAGAGYGIGMPGLGWSAAAFAILTAYVRELGRATGHPSDFRGPMAKPHRMAAITAGALLSVAEPLWHGRNEILVITLSIIAAGAAVTAVRRSMRLIGEMRS; encoded by the coding sequence ATGACGGCAACGGGCGACAGGCGGCCATTGGCCAGCCGCGATACGAAATGGGCTCAAAGAGCGGCAAAATGGATGGCGGCGCGGTCGGTCACGCCGAACCAGATCTCCCAGGCGAGCATGGTCGCAGCGGCCGCCGCCGGCGGAGCGTTTTATCTTGCAGGGCAAGACGGCTTTTGGTCACGGACGATCTTCCTCGTTGTGGCGGCGTTCTTCTGCCAATTGCGCCTGTTGTGCAATCTCTTTGATGGCATGGTCGCCGTAGAGGGCGGAAAGGGGGCGCCCGACGGTCCCTTCTGGAACGAATTTCCCGACCGCATCGCCGACATCCTGATTTTTGCCGGCGCTGGCTATGGCATCGGCATGCCGGGCCTCGGCTGGTCGGCTGCGGCCTTTGCCATTCTTACGGCCTATGTGCGCGAACTTGGCCGGGCAACGGGACATCCAAGCGATTTTCGCGGCCCCATGGCAAAGCCGCACCGCATGGCGGCGATCACCGCCGGCGCGCTTCTTTCCGTGGCAGAGCCGCTCTGGCATGGCCGCAACGAAATATTGGTGATCACGCTGTCCATCATTGCAGCCGGTGCGGCGGTGACGGCAGTGCGCCGGAGTATGAGGCTGATCGGCGAAATGAGAAGCTGA
- a CDS encoding lysophospholipid acyltransferase family protein, with amino-acid sequence MNKQIRALSARPAAAAIVLFARAITAVRAIWPENGLPSRQCVYFANHSSHGDFVLVWAVLPPRMRQTTRPVAAAEYWLKSSLSRFIGRDVFDAVLIERDPAKRVEDPIDLMARAVDAGSSLILFPEGTRNQTGEQLLAFKSGLFHLAMARPDIDFVPVWINNLNRVMPKGAIVPIPLICTVTFGSSVHLQAGEEKGAFLQRTRAALLALAPQQAGKGK; translated from the coding sequence ATGAACAAACAAATACGGGCTTTGAGCGCAAGGCCGGCCGCTGCGGCAATCGTGCTGTTTGCGCGGGCCATCACGGCGGTTCGTGCGATCTGGCCGGAGAACGGGCTTCCCTCCCGGCAATGTGTGTATTTTGCCAATCATTCCAGTCACGGCGATTTCGTTCTCGTCTGGGCCGTTCTGCCGCCGCGGATGCGCCAGACAACCCGGCCTGTCGCCGCCGCCGAATATTGGCTCAAGTCCTCGCTCAGCCGCTTCATCGGCCGGGATGTGTTCGACGCCGTGTTGATAGAGCGCGATCCTGCCAAAAGGGTTGAAGACCCGATCGACCTCATGGCAAGGGCGGTCGATGCAGGATCATCTCTCATCCTCTTTCCGGAGGGCACACGCAACCAGACCGGCGAGCAACTCCTTGCTTTCAAGAGCGGGTTGTTCCATCTCGCCATGGCGCGACCGGATATCGATTTCGTGCCAGTCTGGATCAACAACCTCAACCGTGTCATGCCCAAGGGCGCGATCGTGCCGATCCCCCTGATCTGCACCGTTACGTTCGGCAGTAGTGTCCACCTCCAGGCTGGTGAGGAAAAAGGCGCATTTCTTCAAAGAACAAGGGCGGCACTCTTGGCCCTGGCTCCGCAACAGGCAGGTAAAGGCAAATGA
- a CDS encoding phosphatidate cytidylyltransferase gives MTAANSDLLALVAGIFGVLITASVIGFVLQRRISPDGSNAAIENLNARIKAWWVMVILIGVAFLAGRAGVLMLFAFCSFAALREFITLIDTKRADHWALASAFFIVLPIQYYLLWAGEYGIFSIFIPVYAFLLMPIIAVLRGDTERFLVRIAEVQWALMICVFCASHVPALLTLDIPGYEGRNVLLIAFLVIVVQLSDVLQYVWGKLFGRTKIAPNLSPSKTVEGFVGGICSATLIGALLWWITPFTPFQAGLLALIITLMGFFGGLVMSAIKRDRGVKDWGNLIEGHGGLIDRLDSVVFSAPIFFHLTRYWWSLS, from the coding sequence ATGACCGCAGCGAATTCAGACCTTCTGGCTCTTGTCGCCGGGATTTTCGGCGTTCTGATCACCGCTTCGGTCATCGGCTTCGTTCTCCAGCGGCGCATCTCTCCGGACGGAAGCAACGCCGCGATCGAAAACCTCAATGCCCGCATCAAGGCCTGGTGGGTGATGGTGATTTTGATCGGCGTCGCCTTCCTGGCCGGGCGGGCCGGCGTCCTCATGCTGTTCGCTTTCTGCTCGTTTGCAGCCCTGCGGGAATTCATCACCTTGATCGATACGAAACGGGCGGACCACTGGGCGCTTGCCTCGGCCTTCTTCATCGTTCTTCCGATCCAGTATTACCTGCTCTGGGCAGGGGAATACGGCATCTTCTCGATCTTCATCCCCGTCTATGCCTTTTTGCTGATGCCGATCATCGCGGTCCTGCGCGGCGACACGGAACGCTTTCTCGTCCGGATTGCCGAAGTCCAGTGGGCGCTGATGATCTGCGTCTTTTGCGCCTCGCACGTCCCGGCTCTCCTGACGCTCGACATCCCCGGCTACGAGGGGCGCAACGTCCTGCTGATCGCCTTCCTGGTCATCGTCGTGCAACTCAGCGACGTCCTGCAATATGTCTGGGGCAAGTTGTTCGGCCGCACCAAGATTGCACCCAACTTGTCGCCGTCAAAGACCGTCGAAGGCTTCGTCGGCGGCATCTGCAGCGCCACGCTGATCGGCGCTCTGCTCTGGTGGATCACGCCGTTTACACCGTTCCAGGCAGGACTACTTGCCCTCATCATCACGTTGATGGGCTTCTTCGGCGGCCTCGTGATGTCGGCGATCAAGCGCGATCGTGGCGTCAAGGATTGGGGCAATCTGATCGAGGGCCATGGCGGACTGATCGACAGGCTGGATTCCGTGGTCTTTTCGGCGCCGATCTTCTTCCACCTCACCCGGTACTGGTGGTCGCTGTCATGA